A genomic region of Cotesia glomerata isolate CgM1 linkage group LG9, MPM_Cglom_v2.3, whole genome shotgun sequence contains the following coding sequences:
- the LOC123271360 gene encoding leucine-rich repeat protein soc-2 isoform X2, with translation MASAVTRVILRCEDAEKNRKLDLSECQLMQVPDAVYHLMRHTELKSCDLSGNVITKIPPKFAVKFSLITELNLSHNQFSKLPEELAELQELERLDISHNTFISLPPVTFRMPQLKRLLANNNSIIDVDVDRLKLAPSLELVDLRENTIPPKIYDQLSNCSSCKIELSPRQIEEWEDLTV, from the exons ATGGCGTCGGCTGTTACGCGAGTTATTTTACGGTGTGAAGACGCtgaaaaaaacagaaaactcg ATTTGTCCGAGTGCCAGCTCATGCAAGTACCTGACGCTGTCTATCATCTTATGAGACACACGGAGTTAAAGTCCTGCGACTTGTCCGGCAATGTTATTACCAAGATACCTCCTAAGTTCGCGGTCAAGTTTTCGCTGATCAcag AACTTAATTTGAGTCATAATCAATTTAGCAAATTACCTGAGGAACTAGCGGAGCTCCAGGAACTGGAGCGACTGGACATATCTCACAACACATTCATCTCCTTACCACCTGTGACCTTCAGAATGCCGCAATTGAAGCGGCTGCTCGCGAACAACAACTCCATAATCG acgTCGACGTGGATAGACTGAAGCTAGCGCCATCCTTAGAGCTGGTGGACTTGAGAGAAAACACAATCCCGCCAAAAATCTACGACCAGCTTTCAAACTGCAGTTCTTGTAAGATAGAACTGTCGCCGAGGCAGATCGAGGAGTGGGAGGACTTGACCGTCTAG
- the LOC123271360 gene encoding leucine-rich repeat protein SHOC-2 isoform X1, with protein sequence MKPPHENAEGVIAQLSQEEGERNVATAICVQLAGRAIIRVVSRCEEAQDNCNLDLSECQLMQVPDAVYHLMRHTELKSCDLSGNVITKIPPKFAVKFSLITELNLSHNQFSKLPEELAELQELERLDISHNTFISLPPVTFRMPQLKRLLANNNSIIDVDVDRLKLAPSLELVDLRENTIPPKIYDQLSNCSSCKIELSPRQIEEWEDLTV encoded by the exons atgaagcCGCCACACGAAAACGCGGAAGGAGTTATCGCACAGTTGTCTCAAGAGGAAGGCGAGAGGAATGTCGCTACTGCTATCTGCGTACAATTGGCTGGACGCGCTATTATTAGGGTCGTGTCCAGGTGTGAAGAAGCTCaggataattgtaatttag ATTTGTCCGAGTGCCAGCTCATGCAAGTACCTGACGCTGTCTATCATCTTATGAGACACACGGAGTTAAAGTCCTGCGACTTGTCCGGCAATGTTATTACCAAGATACCTCCTAAGTTCGCGGTCAAGTTTTCGCTGATCAcag AACTTAATTTGAGTCATAATCAATTTAGCAAATTACCTGAGGAACTAGCGGAGCTCCAGGAACTGGAGCGACTGGACATATCTCACAACACATTCATCTCCTTACCACCTGTGACCTTCAGAATGCCGCAATTGAAGCGGCTGCTCGCGAACAACAACTCCATAATCG acgTCGACGTGGATAGACTGAAGCTAGCGCCATCCTTAGAGCTGGTGGACTTGAGAGAAAACACAATCCCGCCAAAAATCTACGACCAGCTTTCAAACTGCAGTTCTTGTAAGATAGAACTGTCGCCGAGGCAGATCGAGGAGTGGGAGGACTTGACCGTCTAG
- the LOC123271343 gene encoding PDZ domain-containing protein 8 has product MDFFLMLILAVIIFSCGVICTLVIEFYLVKKYFESGPESKSPEKPTKCYGKAELPDQLLESIDELKEKSRGHYPSQGNENLAINLTLQFLFNELKNAERVRLWLTRKLNNEFKELLTQSTTRRVFDSVQLRDLYLGSQFPTIKGLEVADAVIDKDTGLLETLDLALDLHYSGNFQLSIDVKMFRGRTANLSLQVKQISGKARLQFTRIPYTHWSLSFYTEPILELEVQSHFQGRQLKPQIVAPIITQIRRAIQRKHTLPQYKMRYKPFFRRLNDEDIDLAEVCAQLTPGQLDVVLVEVSRLNLAQSNLSLEDLSLIEIYCTISVDSTPWVYLTQYNGVPYMVLDLIISKSNNHQLGVVFKQETIPEIGQNCVVVETIVSGSAAGIAEMRKGDILVSVDGKKVGNMNQVGKLVKNAAQRRFVIRVERKYTKNDEETAAHAQGLFHPAQNLFQGSAHAQGLFHGSKSKHEPQIKFSELKDHHSDNEAPSSGESGIKLFRRRKSSVHVPEDSFEHLSRRISTISNLSSGSSNAWTDELTINDLTSMTKEKVYASTITFEESRTYQIDSEFLYLNVGVWARLRGGEFAPKILGYLNVPIKLVLSQCSTSTTGFYLKPHPLLPPDTASFASLNSKLQGYSGFDPSLCYGDILLSYRWTSNQTKRRNANGDSAKKEEINKSSPVAAGGDAGEKKLHDFIRTHFHRATHCDFCSKKIWLKDAIQCRDCGMVCHKKCQARCQSTTPCGAESLTNLAFEVDELTDGSTSSSLGDVNPEISLTGCEENVQGVAVKASAIANSLLGLKKAGSTSNLAPPTSSGGSGSRSLPPSPCSSRKSSLVGGLGISPDLLEGAEPSVASPLVAGELNEGLMSHAKETGKFLYRDLEPNDRIDKINFMMGKLKAALDVESSSRLELSQSGDSDSAKLIAQSDLRVQALSVLLLHYCAGLQHAQEFKQTA; this is encoded by the exons ATGGACTTTTTCCTGATGCTAATTTTGGCTGTGATCATATTTTCATGTGGCGTGATATGTACCCTGGTGATCGAGTTTTATTTAGTGAAAAAGTACTTCGAGTCCGGACCGGAGTCAAAGTCTCCGGAGAAGCCAACCAAGTGTTATGGAAAAGCCGAATTACCTGACCAGCTCCTGGAGTCGATCGACGAGCTTAAGGAGAAGTCCCGCGGGCACTACCCGTCGCAGGGTAACGAGAACCTGGCGATCAACCTGACCCTGCAGTTCCTGTTCAACGAGCTGAAGAACGCCGAGCGGGTCAGGTTGTGGCTCACCCGGAAGCTCAACAACGAGTTCAAAGAACTGCTCACGCAAAGTACCACAAGGAGAGTTTTCGACAGTGTCCAG ctTCGCGACCTGTACCTGGGAAGCCAGTTCCCGACGATCAAGGGCCTAGAGGTTGCAGACGCAGTGATCGACAAGGACACTGGTCTCTTGGAGACCCTAGACCTAGCCTTGGACCTCCACTACTCCGGGAACTTCCAGCTGTCGATAGACGTCAAGATGTTCCGAGGGAGAACCGCGAACTTGTCTTTACAAGTTAAACAAATCTCCGGAAAAGCTCGGCTTCAATTCACCAGGATTCCGTACACCCATTGGTCATTAAGCTTCTACACGGAACCGATCCTGGAACTGGAGGTCCAGAGCCACTTTCAAGGCCGTCAACTGAAGCCCCAGATCGTAGCACCGATCATAACTCAGATCCGTCGCGCGATTCAGAGGAAGCACACCCTCCCGCAGTACAAGATGCGCTACAAGCCGTTCTTCCGTCGGCTGAACGACGAGGACATCGACCTGGCTGAAGTGTGCGCTCAGTTGACTCCAGGGCAGCTGGACGTCGTCCTGGTGGAGGTTAGTCGCCTAAATCTAGCTCAGAGTAACCTTTCTCTGGAGGATTTGTCGCTGATAGAAATCTACTGCACCATCAGCGTAGATTCTACACCCTGGGTCTACCTGACGCAGTACAACGGCGTCCCCTACATGGTTCTCGACTTAATAATCAGCAAGAGCAACAATCACCAGCTTGGAGTCGTCTTTAAACAAGAAACAATCCCCGAAATCGGCCAGAACTGCGTTGTGGTTGAAACTATCGTCTCAGGAAGCGCAGCGGGGATCGCAGAAATGCGCAAGGGCGACATCTTGGTTTCCGTCGACGGAAAAAAGGTCGGGAATATGAACCAGGTTGGTAAATTGGTAAAAAATGCCGCTCAGAGGAGGTTTGTTATTCGCGTGGAGCGAAAATACACGAAAAACGACGAAGAAACTGCTGCGCATGCGCAGGGACTGTTCCATCCTGCGCAAAACCTGTTCCAGGGGTCTGCGCATGCGCAAGGACTGTTCCACGGTTCAAAAAGCAAACACGAGCCTCAGATTAAGTTTTCAGAGCTCAAAGACCACCATTCGGACAATGAGGCCCCCAGTTCCGGGGAAAGTGGGATTAAATTATTCCGTCGGCGCAAGAGCAGCGTCCATGTACCTGAAGATTCCTTCGAGCACTTGTCTAGAAGAATTTCGACGATCAGCAACCTGTCCTCGGGGTCTAGTAATGCTTGGACCGATGAACTGACCATCAACGACCTGACCTCGATGACCAAGGAGAAGGTTTACGCGTCGACGATAACCTTCGAAGAGTCCAGGACCTATCAGATTGACTCAGAATTTCTGTATCTGAACGTCGGAGTCTGGGCGAGACTCAGGGGCGGAGAATTCGCGCCCAAGATTCTTGGGTACCTCAATGTTCCGATAAAACTTGTTCTCAGTCAGTGTTCCACGTCGACTACTGGGTTCTACTTGAAACCTCATCCCCTACTTCCTCCTGATACAG CTTCGTTCGCGTCACTCAATTCTAAACTTCAAGGATACTCAGGGTTTGATCCGAGTTTGTGTTACGGAGACATTTTGTTGTCGTACAGATGGACGTCTAATCAAACTAAGCGTCGAAATGCAAATGGAGACTCGGCTAAAAAAgaggaaattaataaaagttctCCTGTTGCTGCTGGGGGCGATGctggggaaaaaaaattacatgatTTTATTCGTACCCACTTTCATCGAGCTACTCATTGTGATTTTTGTTCTAAAAAG aTATGGTTAAAAGATGCAATTCAATGCCGAGATTGCGGAATGGTGTGTCACAAAAAATGTCAAGCGCGTTGCCAAAGTACAACACCTTGCGGAGCAGAAAGTCTGACGAACCTAGCCTTCGAAGTCGATGAACTAACAGATGGATCCACTAGTTCCTCGCTGGGAGACGTCAATCCTGAAATATCACTGACCGGGTGTGAAGAAAACGTTCAG GGGGTGGCTGTCAAGGCCAGTGCTATTGCTAACTCCTTGCTGGGGCTTAAGAAAGCTGGAAGTACTAGTAACTTGGCGCCACCTACGTCTTCTGGTGGTAGCGGATCAAGAAGCTTGCCTCCCAGTCCTTGTTCCAGTCGAAAG AGTTCTCTGGTAGGAGGCTTAGGAATCAGTCCAGACTTGCTAGAAGGCGCAGAACCGAGCGTAGCAAGCCCTCTGGTGGCTGGAGAACTAAACGAGGGTCTAATGTCTCATGCCAAAGAAACCGGTAAATTTTTGTACCGCGACCTGGAGCCAAATGACCGAATTGACAAGATTAATTTTatg ATGGGAAAATTAAAGGCGGCCTTGGACGTCGAGTCAAGTTCACGTTTGGAGCTGTCGCAATCGGGTGACTCAGACAGCGCGAAATTGATAGCTCAGAGTGATTTACGCGTTCAAGCACTGTCAGTTCTTTTGCTCCACTATTGTGCGGGCTTACAACATGCGCAAGAGTTCAAACAAACGGCCTAA